One Rhodoferax ferrireducens T118 DNA segment encodes these proteins:
- a CDS encoding type I glyceraldehyde-3-phosphate dehydrogenase produces MTHRIAINGYGRIGRSFLRALQESGLREQLAVVHINEPADLDSIAYLTRFDSTHGRFPGKVERHGDGLLIDDAQISVSHATLPQNVDWKALGIDLMIECSGQYGQRGELDAFLNAGVARLLLSHPGHSASDVDATIVYGINHGTLTGTERLVSNASCTTNAVVPVLDLLDRDFGVEQVFLSTLHSVMNDQPLLDGYHHSDLRRTRSAMQSMIPISTGLARGVERLLPQLMGRVQAKAIRVPTLNVSAIDLVVHLKKRVDASTVNRLLADAAAGPWAKLIAYSETPHASIDFNHDPHSAIVDGSQTLAAGDRLINLLVWFDNEWGFANRMLDVAKHWLGKIGC; encoded by the coding sequence TTGACTCACCGCATTGCAATTAACGGTTATGGCCGCATTGGCCGCTCTTTTTTGCGCGCCTTGCAGGAATCTGGTCTACGCGAACAGCTTGCAGTTGTGCACATTAACGAACCGGCGGATCTCGATTCGATTGCTTACCTGACCCGTTTCGATTCAACACACGGGCGCTTCCCGGGCAAGGTGGAGCGACACGGGGATGGGCTTTTAATCGACGATGCACAGATCAGTGTTAGCCACGCCACCTTGCCGCAGAACGTCGACTGGAAGGCGCTTGGCATCGATCTGATGATCGAATGTTCTGGCCAGTATGGACAACGCGGTGAACTCGATGCGTTTCTCAATGCTGGCGTTGCTCGGCTGCTGCTTTCTCATCCTGGCCACTCGGCAAGCGACGTGGATGCGACCATCGTCTATGGAATCAACCATGGCACGCTGACCGGTACTGAGCGTCTGGTCTCCAACGCATCATGCACGACCAACGCGGTGGTGCCGGTACTAGATTTGCTCGACCGGGACTTTGGCGTTGAGCAGGTTTTTTTAAGCACGCTGCATTCGGTTATGAACGATCAGCCGCTGCTTGACGGCTACCACCATTCCGACCTGCGTCGAACCCGTTCGGCGATGCAGTCGATGATTCCGATATCGACCGGACTGGCGCGTGGCGTTGAGCGCCTGTTGCCACAGTTGATGGGCCGCGTGCAGGCTAAGGCAATTCGGGTGCCGACGCTGAATGTGTCGGCGATTGACTTGGTCGTGCATTTGAAAAAAAGAGTCGATGCATCCACGGTCAATCGCCTGTTGGCTGATGCCGCCGCCGGCCCGTGGGCAAAACTCATCGCCTATTCCGAAACTCCGCACGCCTCAATTGATTTCAACCATGACCCGCATTCAGCCATTGTCGATGGCAGTCAAACGCTCGCGGCCGGCGATCGGTTGATCAATCTGCTGGTCTGGTTCGACAACGAATGGGGTTTTGCCAACCGCATGCTCGATGTAGCGAAGCACTGGCTGGGGAAAATTGGCTGCTAA
- a CDS encoding D-alanyl-D-alanine carboxypeptidase family protein, whose translation MQTKTFSILPILLAIASGALLPHSASFAAVHHATKPAPHKKAAATENTPPPLAAQTTLAGSPPALPAKAWLLMDFDSGEVLASANPDEPLPPASLTKMMTSYLVEQALRSGKLKQTDLVSVSQNAWCRGSSTESCMYLPLNSQATVIDILRGIIIQSGNDASKAIAEHMAGSEEGFAKLMNAEALRLGMTHTHFVNPTGLPDPAHKSSARDLAILARAIIHDSVDYYPIYAEREFKYNGIKQGNRNALLYTDPTVDGLKTGHTEDAGYCLVTSSKRNGMRLITVILNTHSAQARADETRTLLGWGFSSFEKATPIQPNTVVTTAKVSFGKADTVAAGLGAPWMLTVPRGQQVQTSVELKSGLEAPVTKGSVIGKVVATSNGKPMGEAPLVAQADVERAGLLLRTWQHMAKLLGK comes from the coding sequence ATGCAAACCAAGACTTTCTCCATCCTCCCCATCCTCCTCGCAATCGCCTCAGGCGCTCTGCTTCCTCATTCAGCATCCTTCGCGGCTGTACACCACGCAACCAAGCCCGCGCCTCACAAAAAGGCCGCGGCCACCGAGAACACCCCGCCGCCACTTGCTGCTCAGACCACGTTGGCGGGCAGCCCGCCGGCCTTGCCCGCCAAGGCATGGCTGCTGATGGACTTCGACTCCGGCGAGGTGCTTGCCTCGGCCAACCCCGACGAACCGCTGCCGCCGGCGTCGCTCACCAAGATGATGACCAGCTACCTGGTCGAGCAGGCGCTACGCTCCGGCAAGCTCAAGCAAACCGACCTGGTCTCGGTCAGCCAGAACGCTTGGTGCCGCGGTTCGAGCACCGAGTCGTGCATGTATCTGCCGCTGAACAGCCAGGCCACGGTGATCGACATCCTGCGCGGCATCATCATCCAGTCAGGCAACGATGCGTCCAAGGCGATTGCCGAGCACATGGCCGGCTCCGAAGAGGGCTTTGCCAAGCTGATGAACGCCGAAGCCCTGCGCCTTGGAATGACGCACACGCATTTCGTGAACCCCACGGGCCTGCCGGACCCGGCGCACAAGTCGTCCGCGCGTGACCTCGCCATCCTGGCGCGCGCCATCATCCACGACAGCGTTGACTATTACCCGATCTACGCGGAACGCGAGTTCAAGTACAACGGTATCAAGCAAGGCAACCGCAATGCCCTGCTCTACACCGATCCCACCGTTGACGGACTGAAGACTGGCCACACCGAAGATGCCGGCTACTGCCTGGTCACCTCATCCAAGCGCAACGGGATGCGCCTGATCACGGTCATCCTCAACACCCACAGCGCCCAGGCGCGTGCTGACGAGACGCGAACGCTGCTCGGTTGGGGCTTCAGCAGCTTCGAGAAGGCCACTCCGATTCAGCCGAACACGGTGGTCACGACAGCTAAGGTCAGCTTCGGCAAGGCAGATACGGTCGCCGCGGGTCTGGGAGCACCGTGGATGTTGACCGTGCCGCGCGGCCAGCAGGTGCAGACCTCAGTGGAGCTCAAGTCGGGCTTGGAGGCGCCGGTGACCAAGGGCTCTGTGATCGGCAAGGTGGTCGCGACCTCGAACGGTAAGCCAATGGGCGAAGCCCCGCTCGTCGCGCAGGCCGATGTGGAACGCGCGGGCCTGCTGCTGCGCACGTGGCAGCACATGGCCAAGTTGCTCGGAAAGTGA
- a CDS encoding response regulator transcription factor: protein MSDTALTLYVVDDDEALRRSLLLLLFSQGMAVRGFESGEAFLQAVDARQVGCVILDLRMGGMSGLAVLEQLRLRHSPLVVLFLSGHGTIPMALEAVGQGAFDWVVKPDTQQLLEKLPLAMVEAQARADALALWHDLTPREREVARQVGLGQSNKEIARKLVPACSPRSVETHRASLFAKLGLANDNELGRWLTRHTWLG, encoded by the coding sequence ATGAGTGATACAGCCTTGACTCTCTATGTGGTTGATGACGACGAGGCACTAAGGCGCTCGCTGCTATTGCTGTTGTTTTCTCAGGGAATGGCGGTACGCGGCTTCGAATCGGGCGAGGCCTTTCTGCAGGCCGTTGATGCGCGGCAGGTCGGGTGTGTCATCCTAGACCTGCGCATGGGCGGTATGAGCGGCCTGGCGGTTCTGGAACAACTGCGCCTGCGCCATAGCCCGTTGGTTGTGCTGTTTCTTTCAGGGCACGGCACCATCCCGATGGCGTTGGAAGCCGTGGGCCAGGGTGCGTTCGACTGGGTGGTCAAGCCCGATACGCAGCAGTTGCTAGAGAAATTGCCACTGGCAATGGTCGAGGCGCAGGCGCGGGCCGATGCGCTGGCACTCTGGCACGATCTGACGCCACGCGAGCGCGAGGTGGCGCGCCAGGTTGGCCTGGGCCAGTCGAACAAGGAAATTGCCCGCAAGCTGGTTCCGGCCTGCAGTCCTCGTTCGGTCGAGACGCATCGAGCCAGCCTGTTTGCCAAACTCGGTCTAGCCAATGACAACGAGCTGGGACGCTGGCTGACACGACATACCTGGCTGGGTTAG
- a CDS encoding sensor histidine kinase — protein MPAYSLVAVKSLSLSLSLLRRLSWQRWLRWSLLALVTGVVIALVGQWAERRELHNRIQALQQAAQSTVLGLGGIAAKHGYLPYAATRHPDVQALLRHPADPLLRDRVNRYLADFQTRTDSAALFVMSVDGLTLAASNWNSAGSFVGQSYRQRPYFRQALQGRHSYFYGVGLTTGTPGFFISEPVRSGDEVIGVMVIKVSLDTLEHSWADSSDPVVLQDSRGIVFLSSEPEWLYRSRAPLSADDLAWLAKNWQYGERTGYDVLPWRVLRTTGSPAYELHAVVKGQLRSFLALESVLPELGWTLVVTSDLKGVTQARREALVLAALLAAVLLLAGLYWQLHERRYSEQRQAKLELERRVQERTHDLEQAQAFRKAMEDALLVGMRARDPQGRISYVNRAFCDMVGYRDDELLGCAPPYPYWHPDELDKYRRDREGSMVAEAQPYGFESRIRHRDGHDVITRVYTAPLIDAQGQNQGWMSSVVDITAQKQAEDRQHDQELQLQRSARLASVGEMASTLAHELNQPLMALSNFALAARNIASQAQMEVLVSALDDMVEQSQRASEIVQRVRGFINPSRGSYEACDVHAVIAHSLVLLKSELERQAVTVTRRLAEHMPSVRGNRVLLEQVLINLLQNALQAMQDLPAAERVIDIETMLLGRTVQIRVGDAGPGVPEALLAQVFTPFFSTKPEGLGLGLNICRTIVEAHGGHLTVANRLGGGAVFAFTLALSV, from the coding sequence ATGCCTGCTTATTCTTTGGTTGCGGTGAAATCCTTGTCCTTGTCCCTGTCCTTGCTGCGTCGTCTATCCTGGCAGCGCTGGTTGCGCTGGAGCCTGCTGGCGCTGGTCACCGGGGTGGTGATCGCTTTGGTCGGTCAGTGGGCCGAACGGCGCGAGCTGCACAACCGTATTCAGGCCCTGCAACAGGCAGCGCAGTCGACCGTGCTTGGACTGGGTGGCATTGCCGCAAAACATGGTTATCTGCCGTACGCGGCAACGCGCCACCCGGATGTGCAGGCCTTGCTGAGGCATCCTGCTGACCCCTTGCTGCGCGACCGGGTGAACCGCTATCTGGCCGATTTCCAGACGCGTACCGATTCCGCCGCGTTGTTCGTGATGAGTGTCGATGGCTTGACTTTGGCCGCCAGCAACTGGAACAGCGCCGGCAGCTTTGTCGGCCAATCCTACCGCCAGCGTCCATATTTCAGGCAGGCCTTGCAAGGCCGGCACAGCTATTTTTACGGCGTCGGTCTGACCACCGGCACGCCGGGTTTTTTCATTTCCGAACCGGTGCGCAGTGGCGACGAGGTGATTGGCGTCATGGTGATCAAGGTCAGCCTCGATACGCTAGAGCACTCCTGGGCCGACAGCTCCGACCCGGTCGTGCTGCAAGACAGTCGCGGCATTGTTTTCCTGAGTTCGGAGCCCGAGTGGCTGTATCGAAGCCGCGCGCCCCTCTCTGCCGATGATCTGGCCTGGCTGGCCAAGAACTGGCAATACGGCGAGCGCACGGGTTACGACGTGCTGCCGTGGCGCGTGCTACGCACGACGGGCTCGCCCGCTTACGAGCTGCACGCGGTCGTCAAGGGACAGTTGCGGTCATTCCTGGCGCTGGAGAGCGTGCTGCCCGAACTGGGCTGGACGCTGGTCGTCACCAGCGATCTGAAGGGGGTGACACAAGCCCGGCGCGAGGCGCTGGTCCTGGCCGCTTTGCTGGCTGCGGTGCTGCTGCTGGCGGGCCTGTACTGGCAATTGCACGAGCGCCGCTATTCCGAGCAGCGTCAGGCCAAGCTTGAACTGGAGCGCCGGGTGCAGGAGCGTACGCATGACCTGGAGCAGGCGCAGGCTTTCCGCAAGGCGATGGAAGACGCGCTGCTGGTGGGCATGCGTGCACGCGACCCGCAGGGACGTATCAGTTATGTCAACCGTGCCTTTTGCGACATGGTCGGCTACCGCGACGATGAATTGCTGGGCTGCGCGCCGCCCTATCCCTATTGGCATCCGGACGAGTTGGACAAATACCGGCGCGATCGCGAGGGCTCCATGGTGGCCGAGGCACAGCCCTACGGATTTGAATCGCGCATTCGCCATCGCGACGGGCATGACGTGATCACCCGGGTTTACACCGCGCCCCTTATCGACGCCCAGGGCCAGAACCAGGGCTGGATGAGTTCAGTGGTCGACATCACAGCGCAAAAACAGGCTGAGGACCGCCAACACGACCAGGAGCTCCAACTGCAGCGCAGCGCACGCCTGGCCAGCGTCGGCGAGATGGCCTCCACGCTGGCGCATGAACTCAATCAACCGCTCATGGCCTTGTCGAACTTCGCCCTGGCCGCGCGCAACATCGCCAGCCAGGCGCAGATGGAAGTGCTGGTCTCGGCGCTGGACGACATGGTCGAGCAGTCACAGCGCGCCAGCGAGATCGTGCAGCGCGTGCGTGGGTTCATCAATCCGTCCCGTGGCAGCTACGAAGCCTGTGATGTGCATGCGGTGATTGCCCATTCGCTGGTTCTGCTCAAGTCCGAACTGGAGCGTCAGGCGGTCACGGTGACGCGGCGTCTGGCCGAGCATATGCCGTCGGTGCGCGGCAATCGCGTGCTGCTGGAGCAGGTGCTGATCAATCTGTTACAGAATGCGCTGCAGGCGATGCAGGATCTGCCAGCGGCCGAGCGCGTGATCGACATCGAGACGATGCTGCTCGGGCGTACCGTCCAGATTCGGGTCGGGGACGCCGGCCCTGGCGTCCCCGAGGCTTTGCTCGCCCAGGTGTTCACGCCGTTTTTCAGCACCAAACCCGAAGGCTTGGGCCTGGGACTCAATATCTGTCGCACCATCGTTGAGGCCCACGGCGGTCACTTGACAGTGGCCAACCGCCTCGGCGGCGGCGCAGTGTTTGCCTTTACCCTGGCGCTGAGCGTATGA
- a CDS encoding DASS family sodium-coupled anion symporter — MKQESSIRPGTALLAIAITLAIWFVVPVPQGVTPPAWHLLALFIGTIAAIIGKAMPIGALALIAIALVAITGVTNSKPSAAMTDALSGFSNTLIWLIGLSIMISRGLIKTGLGARIGYFFIRLFGKKTLGIGYALGLSELVLAPVTPSNTARGGGIMHPIMRSIAISFDSSPEQGTSGRIGRYLALVNYHANPITSAMFITATAPNPLVVKFVAEATGAQISLSWSTWALAMLLPGLAAMLLMPLVLYWLSPPDIKDTPQACQFAQERLTELGPIKASEKILLAVFALLLLLWAGVPAMVLGAGFEVDATAAAAVGLALLLASGVLDWDDVLKEKGAWDTITWFSALVMMATFLNKLGLITWFSKAVQSGILSLGLGWVGAVALLILVYLYSHYFFASTTAHITAMFGAFFAAGIALGAPAMPFALLLAAVSSIMMTLTHYATGTSPIIFGSGYVSLGEWWKIGFVMSLVNLTVWIVVGGIWWKVLGYW; from the coding sequence ATGAAGCAAGAGTCATCCATCCGGCCGGGTACCGCTTTGCTGGCCATCGCCATTACGCTCGCCATCTGGTTCGTGGTTCCCGTTCCGCAGGGTGTCACGCCGCCAGCCTGGCATCTGCTGGCCCTGTTCATCGGCACCATCGCCGCTATCATCGGCAAGGCCATGCCGATCGGCGCGCTGGCGTTGATCGCGATCGCGCTGGTGGCCATCACCGGCGTCACCAACAGCAAGCCGTCGGCAGCCATGACCGATGCCCTGAGTGGCTTTTCGAACACGCTGATCTGGCTGATCGGCCTGTCGATCATGATCTCGCGCGGCCTGATCAAGACCGGTCTGGGCGCGCGCATCGGCTATTTCTTCATACGCCTGTTCGGCAAGAAGACGCTGGGCATCGGCTACGCGCTGGGGCTTTCGGAACTGGTGCTGGCACCGGTCACGCCCAGCAACACGGCGCGCGGCGGCGGCATCATGCATCCAATCATGCGCTCGATCGCGATCAGCTTCGACTCATCACCTGAACAGGGCACGTCGGGGCGGATCGGACGCTATCTGGCCCTGGTCAACTACCACGCCAATCCGATCACCTCTGCCATGTTCATCACCGCCACCGCGCCCAACCCATTGGTGGTTAAGTTCGTCGCCGAAGCCACCGGTGCGCAGATTTCCCTGAGCTGGAGCACCTGGGCCCTGGCCATGCTGCTGCCGGGCCTGGCGGCCATGCTGCTGATGCCGCTCGTGCTGTACTGGCTGTCACCGCCGGACATCAAGGACACCCCGCAAGCCTGCCAGTTCGCCCAGGAGCGGCTGACCGAACTCGGCCCAATCAAGGCCAGTGAGAAAATCCTACTGGCGGTATTCGCGCTGCTGCTGTTGCTGTGGGCCGGTGTGCCGGCGATGGTGCTGGGTGCTGGCTTTGAGGTGGACGCCACCGCTGCCGCGGCAGTAGGGTTGGCACTGTTGTTGGCCAGCGGCGTGCTGGACTGGGACGATGTGCTCAAGGAAAAGGGCGCCTGGGACACCATTACCTGGTTCTCGGCGCTGGTGATGATGGCCACATTCCTCAATAAACTCGGTCTGATCACCTGGTTCTCCAAGGCGGTACAAAGCGGCATTCTCAGCCTTGGCCTGGGTTGGGTCGGCGCCGTGGCATTGCTGATACTGGTCTACCTGTATTCACACTATTTCTTTGCCAGCACCACCGCGCACATCACTGCTATGTTCGGCGCCTTCTTTGCGGCCGGCATCGCGCTGGGCGCACCGGCCATGCCGTTTGCACTGCTGCTGGCGGCGGTGTCATCGATCATGATGACGCTGACGCATTACGCCACCGGCACCTCACCCATCATCTTCGGTTCGGGCTATGTCTCGCTGGGTGAATGGTGGAAGATCGGTTTCGTGATGAGCCTGGTCAACCTGACGGTCTGGATCGTAGTCGGCGGCATCTGGTGGAAGGTGTTGGGATACTGGTGA
- a CDS encoding chemotaxis protein CheW has product MSQQIATASGTATFQGAPMAAAATSICEFLAFKLGSEEYGIDILRVQEIRSYEVPTRMANAPTHVKGVINLRGVIVPILDLRMKFNLEQVNYDSFTVVIVLNLGARVVGMVVDGVSDVITLTPEQLRPVPEFSSAVSSDHLLAIGSVGERMLILLDIEKLMTSAEMGLVAQTLQ; this is encoded by the coding sequence ATGAGTCAGCAAATTGCCACTGCATCCGGCACGGCAACATTCCAAGGCGCACCCATGGCCGCGGCCGCCACTTCCATCTGCGAGTTCCTGGCCTTCAAGCTCGGTTCTGAAGAGTATGGCATCGACATCCTGCGCGTGCAGGAAATCCGCTCCTACGAGGTGCCCACGCGCATGGCCAATGCGCCGACGCACGTCAAAGGCGTGATCAATCTGCGCGGAGTGATCGTTCCCATCCTGGACCTGCGCATGAAGTTCAACCTGGAGCAGGTCAACTACGACAGCTTCACGGTGGTGATCGTGCTCAACCTCGGCGCGCGGGTGGTGGGCATGGTGGTCGATGGCGTCTCCGACGTGATCACCCTCACGCCCGAGCAACTGCGCCCGGTGCCTGAGTTCTCTTCAGCCGTCAGCAGTGACCACTTGCTGGCCATCGGTTCGGTGGGGGAGCGCATGCTGATCCTGCTCGACATCGAAAAACTCATGACCAGCGCCGAGATGGGGCTGGTTGCGCAGACTCTTCAATAA
- a CDS encoding methyl-accepting chemotaxis protein, with protein MKIFTSLKIGPRLGLGFALVLAFVALISGIAIWELHAVAQEARQMMQEPLAKERHISEWSRVINVAVIRTSAIAKSSDPALVSFFAANAAETTKIAADLHKVIEPMMTSNEEKKLFSTISKVRQDYLASRNQVGKLKAEGKSDEANDTLEKAFVPISESYIKLVGELLEVQRKTLDQKASQISDIEQSSRTTLLALTLLTIAVGAAFAWLLTKGITGPLSDAAVALRRVSEGDLANHISPQGRDETAQLLHVLKDMQTRLASVVSQVRQGSERVAIASAEIAQGNHDLSDRTEQQASALEETAASMEELSSTVKQNADNARQANQLAQSASTVAIKGGSVVGQVVETMKGINDASRKISDIISVIDGIAFQTNILALNAAVEAARAGEQGRGFAVVASEVRSLAGRSADAAKEIKILINTSVERVAQGTTLVDQAGVTMTEVVSSIKRVTDLMGEISAASSEQSQGVAQVGEAVTQMDQATQQNAALVEEMAAAASSLNSQAQDLVQTVAVFNLGANEAHQGSALASRSIRSQQTSTVGYKSAERRSLAAPA; from the coding sequence ATGAAAATTTTCACCTCTTTGAAAATCGGTCCCCGTCTGGGTCTGGGCTTCGCCCTGGTTCTGGCCTTTGTCGCTCTTATATCCGGGATCGCCATTTGGGAACTCCATGCAGTGGCGCAGGAGGCACGGCAAATGATGCAGGAGCCGCTTGCAAAGGAGCGCCATATCAGCGAGTGGAGCCGGGTGATCAATGTGGCCGTGATCCGAACCTCAGCGATTGCAAAAAGCAGTGACCCTGCCCTGGTGTCTTTTTTCGCGGCCAATGCCGCAGAAACCACGAAGATAGCTGCGGACCTGCACAAAGTGATCGAGCCAATGATGACCAGTAATGAAGAGAAGAAGCTGTTTTCCACGATTTCGAAAGTCCGCCAAGACTATCTGGCAAGTCGAAACCAGGTTGGAAAGCTCAAAGCGGAGGGCAAATCTGACGAAGCCAATGACACTTTGGAAAAGGCGTTTGTTCCGATTTCAGAAAGTTACATAAAGCTGGTGGGTGAACTGCTTGAAGTTCAACGCAAAACCCTTGATCAAAAGGCGAGCCAGATTTCCGATATAGAGCAGTCGAGTCGCACCACTCTGCTCGCGCTCACGCTACTGACAATTGCGGTGGGTGCAGCATTTGCCTGGTTGCTGACAAAAGGAATTACCGGCCCTCTGTCAGACGCTGCGGTGGCGCTTCGACGGGTCTCCGAGGGCGATCTGGCGAACCATATTTCACCGCAGGGGCGGGACGAAACAGCACAGCTGTTGCATGTGCTCAAAGACATGCAAACCAGACTGGCCAGCGTGGTGAGCCAAGTGCGCCAGGGCTCTGAAAGAGTAGCCATCGCCTCAGCCGAGATCGCCCAGGGCAACCACGACCTCTCGGACCGCACCGAGCAGCAAGCCAGCGCGCTGGAAGAAACCGCCGCTTCCATGGAAGAACTGAGTTCCACCGTCAAGCAAAACGCCGACAACGCGCGCCAAGCCAACCAGCTCGCCCAGAGCGCCTCCACCGTGGCGATCAAGGGCGGCAGTGTCGTGGGCCAGGTGGTCGAGACCATGAAAGGCATCAACGATGCCTCCAGAAAGATCTCGGACATCATCAGCGTGATCGACGGCATCGCCTTCCAGACCAACATCCTGGCCTTGAATGCTGCAGTGGAAGCAGCCCGAGCTGGCGAGCAGGGGCGCGGCTTTGCCGTGGTAGCTTCCGAGGTGCGCTCCCTGGCTGGACGCTCAGCTGATGCAGCCAAGGAAATCAAGATCCTGATCAATACCAGCGTGGAGCGGGTCGCGCAAGGCACCACCCTGGTCGATCAGGCAGGCGTGACCATGACTGAAGTGGTGAGTTCCATCAAACGAGTTACCGACCTTATGGGCGAGATTAGCGCGGCTAGTTCCGAGCAGAGCCAGGGTGTGGCCCAGGTTGGCGAGGCGGTCACGCAAATGGACCAAGCGACACAGCAAAACGCTGCGCTGGTCGAAGAGATGGCAGCAGCCGCTTCCAGCCTCAACTCCCAGGCGCAGGACTTGGTGCAGACGGTGGCGGTGTTCAATCTTGGCGCCAATGAAGCGCATCAAGGCAGCGCGCTGGCGAGCAGGTCGATCCGATCCCAACAGACTTCGACCGTCGGGTACAAGAGCGCAGAGCGGCGCAGTCTGGCGGCGCCAGCCTGA
- a CDS encoding N-acyl-D-amino-acid deacylase family protein, whose product MTRATLLENGLVIDGTGAGGWIGDVLLEGDRIAALGKALRHQLPESLRLEEVSCVDCSGLAITPGFIDVHTHDDAIVLNHPDMLPKISQGITTVITGNCGISLAPFVVKKSEPPLNLLGADSFRFDSVESYERAVAAAQPAVNVAVLIGHTTLRFACVGDLTHAASASELDAMCALLTHCMEDGAAGLSSGLFYEQAFAAPTEEVVRLAQVVSRFGGVYSTHLRSEMQAIIEALHEAGDTAFLAGVPLIISHHKCAGPANWGRTQETLPLIESLAIRQPVAMDVYPYVAGSTVLREDLVDGVIDVLVSWSTPHPEMTGRTLASIATEWGVDQKVVCRRLQPGGACYFQMHEDDVKRVIAHPLSMIGSDGLPHDQHPHPRLWGAFPRVLARYWRDQQLFSLETAIYKMTGMSARNFRLHQRGQLQVGWHADVVVLDPARVRDVATYEEPIALSEGIEKVFVNGALAYSADAGDTGEARVQARAGRLLKRLAPHTLGEPAL is encoded by the coding sequence ATGACGCGCGCTACCCTGCTTGAGAATGGTCTGGTGATTGATGGCACGGGTGCCGGCGGCTGGATCGGCGATGTGCTGCTGGAGGGCGACCGGATTGCGGCGCTGGGCAAGGCGCTGCGCCACCAATTGCCTGAGAGTCTGAGGCTTGAAGAAGTGAGCTGTGTGGATTGCAGCGGTTTGGCCATCACCCCCGGCTTCATCGATGTGCATACGCACGACGATGCCATCGTGCTCAATCACCCCGACATGCTGCCAAAAATCTCTCAGGGCATTACCACCGTCATCACCGGCAATTGTGGCATTTCGCTGGCGCCTTTTGTGGTGAAGAAGTCCGAGCCGCCGCTGAATCTGCTCGGTGCCGATTCATTCCGGTTTGATTCGGTGGAGAGTTATGAGCGCGCCGTAGCGGCCGCACAACCGGCAGTCAATGTGGCGGTGCTGATTGGTCACACCACCTTGCGCTTTGCCTGCGTGGGCGACCTGACCCACGCGGCCAGCGCCAGCGAGCTCGACGCCATGTGTGCGTTGCTTACGCACTGCATGGAAGACGGCGCGGCGGGCCTGTCGTCGGGTCTTTTTTATGAACAGGCTTTTGCCGCGCCTACCGAAGAAGTGGTGCGTCTGGCCCAAGTGGTCTCGCGGTTCGGCGGGGTGTACAGCACCCACCTGCGTAGCGAGATGCAAGCCATCATTGAAGCGCTTCATGAGGCCGGCGACACGGCCTTTCTCGCCGGCGTGCCGCTGATCATTTCACACCACAAATGTGCCGGCCCGGCCAACTGGGGGCGCACGCAGGAAACCTTGCCGCTTATTGAATCGCTCGCCATCCGCCAGCCCGTGGCTATGGATGTCTACCCTTACGTGGCAGGCTCCACCGTGCTGCGCGAGGATCTCGTCGATGGAGTGATCGACGTGCTCGTGAGCTGGTCCACTCCGCATCCTGAAATGACGGGCCGCACTCTGGCCTCCATTGCCACCGAGTGGGGCGTTGACCAGAAGGTCGTCTGCCGCCGACTGCAGCCAGGCGGAGCTTGCTATTTCCAGATGCACGAGGACGACGTGAAACGCGTCATTGCCCATCCCTTGAGCATGATTGGCTCGGACGGTTTGCCGCACGACCAGCATCCGCATCCGCGGCTGTGGGGTGCATTTCCGCGCGTGCTGGCGCGCTACTGGCGCGATCAGCAACTCTTTTCGCTGGAAACAGCCATTTACAAAATGACCGGCATGTCGGCCCGCAATTTCCGTCTGCATCAGCGCGGGCAGTTGCAGGTGGGCTGGCACGCCGACGTGGTGGTGCTGGACCCGGCCAGGGTTCGCGATGTGGCGACTTACGAAGAACCGATTGCGCTGTCCGAAGGCATTGAAAAGGTCTTCGTCAATGGCGCGCTGGCTTATAGTGCAGACGCTGGCGACACCGGTGAAGCCCGGGTGCAGGCGCGCGCCGGACGGCTGTTGAAGCGCCTTGCGCCGCACACGCTTGGGGAGCCGGCTCTTTAA